The following DNA comes from Quercus robur chromosome 1, dhQueRobu3.1, whole genome shotgun sequence.
CATACCAAGGTCTATCATTATATGGGTATAGGATTTATGTCCACCATTCAAGAAAGAAAAGCAGCTAGAAACAAACAGAACATGATATGGGACCGTTTTTTAATCTCAATTCAAAATCATGATAGCAGAAAAGGTTAAATGTACCATTAGTATATATTTTCATCTAATTTCCTGGTTTATTACAAGGGAGCACGGAATTATAAGAAACGAATAACCAAGTCATAAGTTTATAGAAATCTTCATAGATATAGATAGCCAAGTGATTAAAAGGCAAATTTAAGATTTGTTAGTCAAAGAGCAATAAAAAAAGTGATCCGTTTAATTACATACGATACATACCATTCACGGTGATGATGAATATAGCGTGCATAAAGGGAGGTACTGCTTTTGGGGGAAGTAAAACCAAGGCGTATAGGAGATCAGTATCTCGAAGCCACAAATAAATAAGAACCACTTGAAGCATAAATACCAGAGCGATGCTGACAACCACAGAGGTTTTCCTCTCCTCCTGTGAAAGTGGAACCATCAAATCAAAAACTTTaaaccaagaaaaagaaaaagaaaaaaaaaaaaaaaaaagaagaagaagaagaaggaacaaCTGAGTAATAAACTGAATGCATATAACAGAGAACCTTAAGAGCAATCTGCTTTTTAAGAATATCATTGGATTTGAACATGACAGCAGCAATCGAAATAACGACAGCAAAACCTGAAGTTGATGCACAACATTAGATCATAATGGTCATTTGAAAGAGAAGTGAGACATTAATAAATACCTTTGAGATGCTGACGAATGAAGACGACCAAAAGAAGCAAAGAATAAGGGAGGATCTCCTCAACGCATTTGGCCAACTGCTGAATATCATATCTGCTATTGCTACCACTGCTACTGCTGCTTCTTCTTACAGAATTAGTATGATCATCCGGGGACCCATTTCCGGCATCTGATGCAGATTGTTCAGGTTCTGAATGACCCATGAAATACTCTGCCTCTGACTCTGTTGCACCAACAATTCTGATAGAGAGCTCttcctcctcttcatcctcgTCCTCGATTTGATCAGCTGTTTCCTGAGAATCAGACATGATGACTGATCTTCTGCCTCCTAGTAAACCTGAATTTTCAAACAAGGATGTTAATGGGCTCTGTGCGAAATTCAAAACTGCCACTCGAAACCCGAATCTTCGAAGTCCATTGCCACTACTCTCACtaatactactactactactattcccagaagaagaagaagaactgtTGGCAGTGGCAGTCACGGGTGTCTCCATTCAAGATCAAATCTTTATTTCTCTCTAAGTTCTGGTTTAATGAAATCTAGTAGACTAATTTGATTGGTAGTGATGCTTCATGATTTTCATGAAATGTGATTGTTGAGTGTAATCACAGTCACTTTGTATTCAGTGCACTGATTGAAAACAAAGGAACCCTTTTTGTGCTTTTTCAATCACGTATCTTGGCCGAGCCATTAATGCCTCTGtagagtctctctctctctctctctctct
Coding sequences within:
- the LOC126726562 gene encoding uncharacterized protein LOC126726562 isoform X1, whose translation is METPVTATANSSSSSSGNSSSSSISESSGNGLRRFGFRVAVLNFAQSPLTSLFENSGLLGGRRSVIMSDSQETADQIEDEDEEEEELSIRIVGATESEAEYFMGHSEPEQSASDAGNGSPDDHTNSVRRSSSSSGSNSRYDIQQLAKCVEEILPYSLLLLVVFIRQHLKGFAVVISIAAVMFKSNDILKKQIALKEERKTSVVVSIALVFMLQVVLIYLWLRDTDLLYALVLLPPKAVPPFMHAIFIITVNGMYHIMVRQAAMALKCMLLIYYKNCRGRDYRKQGQMLTLVEYTLLLYRALLPTPVWYRFFLNKGYGSIVSSLTTGLYLTLKFKSIIEKVYPFFAALKALRRKEMHYGSYATAEQVNAAGDLCAICQEKMHAPILLRCKHIFCEECVSEWFERERTCPLCRVLVKAADIKSYGDGSTSLSVQLF
- the LOC126726562 gene encoding uncharacterized protein LOC126726562 isoform X3, with protein sequence METPVTATANSSSSSSGNSSSSSISESSGNGLRRFGFRVAVLNFAQSPLTSLFENSGLLGGRRSVIMSDSQETADQIEDEDEEEEELSIRIVGATESEAEYFMGHSEPEQSASDAGNGSPDDHTNSVRRSSSSSGSNSRYDIQQLAKCVEEILPYSLLLLVVFIRQHLKGFAVVISIAAVMFKSNDILKKQIALKEERKTSVVVSIALVFMLQVVLIYLWLRDTDLLYALVLLPPKAVPPFMHAIFIITVNGMYHIMVRQAAMALKCMLLIYYKNCRGRDYRKQGQMLTLVEYTLLLYRALLPTPVWYRFFLNKGYGSIVSSLTTGLYLTLKFKSIIEKALRRKEMHYGSYATAEQVNAAGDLCAICQEKMHAPILLRCKHIFCEECVSEWFERERTCPLCRVLVKAADIKSYGDGSTSLSVQLF
- the LOC126726562 gene encoding uncharacterized protein LOC126726562 isoform X2, which codes for METPVTATANSSSSSSGNSSSSSISESSGNGLRRFGFRVAVLNFAQSPLTSLFENSGLLGGRRSVIMSDSQETADQIEDEDEEEEELSIRIVGATESEAEYFMGHSEPEQSASDAGNGSPDDHTNSVRRSSSSSGSNSRYDIQQLAKCVEEILPYSLLLLVVFIRQHLKGFAVVISIAAVMFKSNDILKKQIALKEERKTSVVVSIALVFMLQVVLIYLWLRDTDLLYALVLLPPKAVPPFMHAIFIITVNDIMVRQAAMALKCMLLIYYKNCRGRDYRKQGQMLTLVEYTLLLYRALLPTPVWYRFFLNKGYGSIVSSLTTGLYLTLKFKSIIEKVYPFFAALKALRRKEMHYGSYATAEQVNAAGDLCAICQEKMHAPILLRCKHIFCEECVSEWFERERTCPLCRVLVKAADIKSYGDGSTSLSVQLF